One genomic window of Microbacterium testaceum StLB037 includes the following:
- a CDS encoding alpha/beta hydrolase: MSTPSVADLPQVLDPAVVSGLAERLVTVANATQTSMSTVHDRWNVLSDPEVFHVTGAEGVPRMLDRPRDDAQSFAESLIAARNALYEAASSELPDLRSRREELASRIGSVVADYTSAEEAKAMADTTYWSTRSSGTDPDVAADAALGRSSAGTVLRKAKDALDALRDDIERLRRDIEDSEDRLASRLRGVSGGTEVYAAGGEPLRVAQTFWGFVDNAYPGAPAAASTSRTLAEQLTYELGRAAERRIDWLSTADEDAAKRWMEAHPDFVQAVAFVDPHRAGDLFADLASTSTAAPNGEWNAGPLAQLLALAPLVVGNLNGIPAPQRGMFNRSGLAQALARDDLDDETRTRLEHLRAVIEQRGDDGTRPTLLSFFLDTEGSPRANIAFGDVDNADQITTLTHGIRTDLGSLNEWARGSADLQAALTSELERTGQDKSTAVVLVMDWDSGGVLSVREIDRPDAGASRLSQTWQGLRTVNPDAQLNAGAHSLGTTMTGQALSDNPGLVSHVWFFGSAGVTPQTGDELAAQIRSGQTELFSTHADDDNIAEWGRKDWLGSAHAVDPRDIPGVERFGSNGGVVPGYGSPGGEDGESTDSHDAHNSTKDVLVGWSVGPGGAAIPRYESREQTGYLDPSAESFKHFVVGLREALETAGAH, from the coding sequence ATGAGCACGCCGAGTGTCGCCGACCTGCCTCAGGTCCTCGATCCCGCCGTCGTCTCGGGACTCGCGGAGCGGCTCGTCACGGTGGCGAACGCCACGCAGACGTCGATGTCGACGGTTCATGACCGGTGGAATGTCCTCAGCGACCCCGAGGTGTTCCACGTGACCGGTGCCGAAGGGGTGCCACGGATGCTGGATCGGCCCCGCGACGACGCCCAGAGCTTCGCGGAATCGCTGATCGCCGCGCGAAACGCGCTGTACGAGGCGGCATCCTCGGAACTGCCCGACCTCCGCTCTCGTCGCGAAGAGCTGGCATCACGGATCGGCAGCGTCGTCGCGGACTACACGTCGGCAGAAGAAGCCAAGGCGATGGCGGACACGACCTACTGGTCGACGCGATCGAGCGGCACGGACCCTGACGTCGCCGCGGATGCGGCGCTGGGGCGGTCGTCGGCGGGGACGGTGCTGCGCAAGGCTAAGGACGCACTCGACGCGTTGCGCGACGATATCGAGCGTCTCCGGCGCGACATCGAGGACTCGGAGGACCGACTCGCATCGCGCTTGCGGGGTGTTTCCGGTGGTACTGAGGTCTACGCCGCCGGTGGCGAGCCGCTGCGCGTCGCGCAGACGTTCTGGGGATTCGTGGATAACGCGTACCCGGGAGCCCCGGCTGCGGCATCCACGAGCCGGACTCTGGCGGAGCAGCTCACCTACGAACTCGGGCGCGCGGCCGAGCGTCGCATCGATTGGCTTTCGACCGCCGACGAAGACGCGGCGAAGCGCTGGATGGAGGCGCACCCTGATTTCGTTCAGGCGGTCGCCTTCGTCGACCCGCATCGGGCGGGCGACCTCTTCGCGGATCTCGCGTCGACCTCGACGGCGGCGCCGAACGGCGAGTGGAACGCGGGTCCCCTCGCGCAGCTGCTCGCGCTGGCTCCGCTCGTGGTCGGGAACCTCAACGGCATCCCCGCTCCGCAGCGCGGGATGTTCAATCGCTCAGGGCTCGCTCAGGCCCTCGCGCGGGACGATCTCGACGACGAGACCCGGACGCGGCTCGAGCACCTCCGCGCCGTGATCGAGCAGCGCGGGGACGACGGCACGCGGCCGACGCTGCTCAGCTTCTTCCTCGACACCGAGGGCTCCCCGCGCGCGAACATCGCGTTCGGCGACGTCGACAACGCCGATCAGATCACCACGCTGACGCACGGCATCCGGACCGATCTGGGGTCGCTCAACGAATGGGCACGCGGGAGCGCCGACCTGCAGGCGGCGCTGACGAGCGAGCTGGAGCGCACGGGGCAAGACAAGAGCACTGCTGTCGTGCTGGTCATGGACTGGGACTCCGGAGGGGTCCTGAGCGTTCGGGAGATCGATCGACCGGATGCGGGAGCTTCCCGGCTCTCGCAGACCTGGCAGGGCTTGCGCACCGTGAACCCCGACGCGCAGCTGAACGCCGGCGCGCATTCGCTCGGCACGACCATGACCGGTCAGGCGTTGTCCGACAACCCCGGACTGGTCTCGCACGTGTGGTTCTTCGGCTCGGCTGGGGTGACCCCGCAGACGGGCGATGAACTCGCCGCGCAGATCCGCTCCGGGCAGACCGAGCTGTTCTCGACCCACGCGGACGACGACAACATCGCGGAGTGGGGACGCAAGGACTGGTTGGGCAGCGCGCACGCGGTCGACCCGCGCGACATCCCGGGCGTCGAGCGCTTCGGGTCCAACGGCGGGGTCGTGCCCGGGTACGGTTCCCCTGGAGGCGAGGACGGGGAATCGACCGACAGTCACGACGCGCACAACAGCACCAAGGATGTTCTCGTCGGGTGGAGCGTCGGGCCGGGCGGTGCGGCAATCCCCCGCTATGAATCGAGGGAGCAGACCGGCTATCTGGATCCGTCCGCCGAGTCCTTCAAGCATTTCGTGGTGGGATTGCGCGAGGCGCTGGAGACGGCAGGAGCACACTGA
- a CDS encoding DUF6507 family protein: protein MGDYRVDPDRVIGVLASVDDAGVGIADAISGIDALALEGGSLSVDGRRTLSAAWGDFLEERSLVPGKLAHIVAASATAVTEATTAVVAGDVEMSVTAGEAESRALDDWGIDSLDAYTSGVYG from the coding sequence GTGGGTGATTATCGTGTCGATCCGGATCGCGTGATCGGGGTTCTGGCGAGCGTGGACGATGCCGGTGTCGGCATCGCGGATGCCATCTCCGGCATCGATGCTCTCGCCCTCGAGGGCGGCTCGCTGTCGGTGGATGGCCGCCGGACACTGTCCGCGGCCTGGGGCGATTTCCTCGAGGAGCGGAGTCTCGTTCCCGGAAAGCTCGCGCACATCGTCGCGGCCTCCGCCACGGCCGTGACCGAGGCGACCACCGCCGTGGTCGCAGGCGACGTCGAGATGTCCGTCACGGCGGGTGAAGCGGAGTCCCGCGCTCTGGATGATTGGGGCATCGATTCTCTCGACGCCTACACCTCGGGGGTGTACGGATGA
- the glnA gene encoding type I glutamate--ammonia ligase — MFKDSSEVLKFIQDEDVKFLDIRFTDLPGVQQHFNIPASTVDEEFFTVGQLFDGSSIRGFANIHESDMQLIPDVTTAYVDQFREAKTLVMIFDIYNPRNGEIYGKDPRQVAKKAEKYLASTGIADTAFFAPEAEFYIFDDVRYEVKQNSSFYSVDSEEGAWNTGRAEEGGNLANKTPYKGGYFPVSPVDKTADLRDDITLKLIEAGFVLERSHHEVGTGGQQEINYRFDTMVHAADDILKFKYIVKNTCEEWGKVATFMPKPLFGDNGSGMHTHQSLWNDGKPLFYDETGYGGLSDIARWYIGGLLAHAPAVLAFTNPTLNSYHRLVKGFEAPVNLVYSAGNRSAAIRIPITGSNPKAKRIEFRAPDASGNPYLAFAAQLMAGLDGIKNRIEPHEPVDKDLYELPAEEAKNIPQVPNSLLDSLEALRADHEFLLAGGVFTEELIETWIEYKIENEIQPIAQRPHPFEYELYFGV, encoded by the coding sequence ATGTTCAAAGATTCGTCCGAGGTGCTGAAGTTCATCCAGGACGAGGACGTCAAGTTCCTCGATATCCGTTTCACGGATCTTCCTGGTGTGCAGCAGCACTTCAACATCCCCGCCTCGACTGTCGACGAGGAGTTCTTCACCGTCGGACAGCTGTTCGATGGCTCGTCGATCCGCGGGTTCGCGAACATCCACGAGTCGGACATGCAGCTCATCCCTGACGTGACCACCGCGTATGTCGACCAGTTCCGCGAGGCGAAGACCCTCGTGATGATCTTCGACATCTATAACCCGCGCAACGGTGAGATCTACGGCAAGGACCCGCGCCAGGTCGCCAAGAAGGCCGAGAAGTACCTCGCCTCCACCGGCATCGCCGACACCGCGTTCTTCGCCCCCGAGGCCGAGTTCTACATCTTCGACGACGTCCGTTACGAAGTGAAGCAGAACTCGAGCTTCTACTCGGTCGACTCCGAAGAAGGCGCCTGGAACACGGGTCGCGCGGAGGAGGGCGGAAACCTCGCCAACAAGACCCCGTACAAGGGTGGCTACTTCCCCGTTTCGCCGGTCGACAAGACCGCCGATCTGCGCGACGACATCACCCTCAAGCTGATCGAGGCCGGTTTCGTCCTCGAGCGCTCGCACCACGAGGTCGGCACGGGTGGTCAGCAGGAGATCAACTACCGCTTCGACACGATGGTGCACGCGGCCGACGACATCCTGAAGTTCAAGTACATCGTCAAGAACACCTGCGAGGAGTGGGGCAAGGTCGCGACCTTCATGCCCAAGCCCCTCTTCGGTGACAACGGCTCGGGCATGCACACCCACCAGTCGCTGTGGAACGACGGCAAGCCGCTGTTCTACGACGAGACCGGCTACGGCGGGCTCTCCGACATCGCGCGCTGGTACATCGGTGGTCTGCTGGCTCACGCCCCCGCCGTTCTCGCCTTCACCAACCCGACGCTGAACAGCTACCACCGTCTGGTGAAGGGCTTCGAGGCGCCCGTGAACCTGGTCTACTCGGCCGGCAACCGTTCGGCGGCCATCCGCATCCCGATCACGGGTTCGAACCCCAAGGCGAAGCGCATCGAGTTCCGCGCGCCGGATGCCTCGGGCAACCCGTACCTCGCGTTCGCGGCGCAGCTCATGGCCGGTCTCGACGGCATCAAGAACCGCATCGAGCCGCACGAGCCCGTCGACAAGGACCTCTACGAGCTCCCCGCCGAAGAGGCCAAGAACATCCCGCAGGTCCCGAACTCGCTGCTCGACTCGCTCGAGGCCCTCCGCGCCGACCACGAGTTCCTGCTCGCGGGTGGCGTCTTCACCGAGGAGCTCATCGAGACCTGGATCGAGTACAAGATCGAGAACGAGATCCAGCCGATCGCTCAGCGCCCGCACCCCTTCGAGTACGAGCTGTACTTCGGGGTCTGA
- a CDS encoding RDD family protein has product MLHGHDYAGFVTAAADNEYPGQRLGLPREGRGSVARPGRRIAALLIDVASAGLIGFAFFSHPDPVTGVPFANPIATNLIFFAAQILFIPLIGGSPGHRLMGMRLELASGGWVGVWRPIVRTVLLALVIPAVVWDSDQRGLHDKAVGTVLVRS; this is encoded by the coding sequence ATGTTACACGGGCACGATTACGCTGGATTCGTGACCGCTGCCGCAGACAACGAGTATCCGGGCCAGCGGCTCGGCCTTCCCCGCGAGGGTCGCGGCTCCGTCGCCCGCCCGGGGCGGCGCATCGCCGCCCTCCTGATCGACGTGGCGAGCGCCGGGCTGATCGGATTCGCGTTCTTCTCGCATCCTGACCCGGTGACGGGGGTGCCGTTCGCGAACCCGATCGCCACGAACCTCATCTTCTTCGCGGCTCAGATCCTCTTCATCCCTCTCATCGGCGGGAGCCCGGGGCACCGACTGATGGGGATGCGTCTGGAGCTGGCATCCGGCGGATGGGTCGGCGTCTGGCGGCCCATCGTCCGCACAGTGCTTCTCGCCCTCGTCATTCCCGCCGTGGTGTGGGACTCCGACCAGCGGGGCCTTCACGACAAGGCCGTCGGGACCGTCCTCGTCCGGAGCTGA
- a CDS encoding DUF4191 domain-containing protein produces the protein MAARTSTPEKRPGFFSQLRTLYTFTQKEYRWLPFALAGIVLAGAGLGVLIGFLIPPVAVWSVILWGFTGLLAGILVGMITMTRLSTHAMYKKIDGMPGATGHVLSSSLGRNWQASETPIGVNPRTQEAVYRAIGRGGVVLIGEGSRTRLSRLMGEERARVQRVATGVPITVIYVGHGEDEVAIKNLASTIKGLPKKVDRATMAAVIKRVSSVSQGLASLPIPKGVDPNKMRAPRPR, from the coding sequence ATGGCCGCTCGTACCTCCACCCCCGAGAAGCGTCCGGGATTCTTCTCGCAGCTTCGCACGCTCTACACCTTCACGCAGAAGGAGTACCGCTGGCTCCCGTTCGCGCTGGCCGGCATCGTGCTCGCGGGCGCAGGTCTGGGCGTGCTGATCGGTTTCCTGATCCCGCCGGTGGCGGTGTGGAGCGTGATCCTCTGGGGCTTCACGGGGCTGCTGGCCGGCATCCTGGTCGGAATGATCACGATGACGCGTCTGTCGACTCACGCGATGTACAAGAAGATCGACGGGATGCCGGGGGCCACCGGCCACGTGCTGTCATCGTCGCTCGGCCGCAACTGGCAGGCATCGGAAACGCCCATCGGCGTCAACCCCCGTACCCAGGAAGCCGTCTATCGAGCCATCGGTCGCGGCGGTGTCGTCCTCATCGGTGAGGGTTCGCGTACGCGCCTGTCCCGGCTCATGGGCGAAGAGCGCGCCCGCGTCCAGCGTGTGGCGACCGGCGTCCCGATCACCGTCATCTATGTCGGGCACGGGGAGGACGAGGTGGCCATCAAGAACCTCGCCTCGACCATCAAGGGTCTGCCGAAGAAGGTCGACCGTGCGACGATGGCCGCCGTCATCAAGCGTGTCTCGTCGGTGTCTCAGGGATTGGCATCGCTGCCGATCCCGAAGGGCGTCGACCCGAACAAGATGCGGGCTCCGCGCCCCCGTTGA
- the sucB gene encoding 2-oxoglutarate dehydrogenase, E2 component, dihydrolipoamide succinyltransferase, which produces MSTSVVLPALGESVTEGTVTRWLKQVGDTVQEDEGLLEISTDKVDTEIPSPVSGVIEEILVQEDETVEVGAVLAKIGDGSGAASSDDAPEAAPAAQEEAPAQQEAAAEDPAPAAEPAAAPAPASSGDATDVKLPELGESVTEGTVTRWLKAVGDDVAVDEPLLEISTDKVDTEIPSPVAGTLQEILVQEDETVAVGATLARIGSGAAAPAEAPAPAPAAEEKPAEQPAPAVEEKPAAAAPAPEKPAEQPAPAEKPAEQAPAGSSNDDVTYVTPLVRRLAQQQGVDLNTVKGSGVGGRIRKEDVLKAAEAAKSAPAAAPAASAAAAPAPVEVSPLRGTTQKMSRLRKVIAERAVASMQATAQLTTVVEVDVTKVAALRDRVKGEFQQKTGDKLSFLPFFALAAIEALKAYPIINSTVEGDEIVYPAQENVAIAVDTERGLLTPVVKDAGEKNIAQLAREIADLAARTRDNKLKPDELAGGTFTLTNTGSRGALFDTPIVFLPQSAILGLGAVVKKPGVVSVDGKDAISVRSYVYLALSYDHRIIDGADAARFLGAVKARLEGAQFEGDLGI; this is translated from the coding sequence ATGAGCACTTCCGTCGTCCTCCCCGCTCTCGGCGAGAGCGTGACCGAGGGAACGGTCACCCGCTGGCTGAAGCAGGTCGGTGACACCGTCCAGGAGGACGAGGGTCTGCTGGAGATCTCGACCGACAAGGTCGACACCGAGATCCCCTCGCCCGTCTCGGGCGTGATCGAAGAGATCCTCGTGCAAGAAGACGAGACCGTCGAGGTCGGCGCCGTGCTGGCGAAGATCGGCGACGGTTCGGGCGCCGCGTCCTCGGACGACGCTCCCGAGGCCGCCCCCGCGGCACAGGAGGAAGCCCCGGCGCAGCAGGAGGCCGCGGCCGAAGACCCCGCTCCCGCCGCCGAGCCCGCAGCGGCACCCGCGCCGGCGTCGTCCGGCGATGCGACCGATGTCAAGCTCCCCGAGCTGGGCGAGAGCGTCACCGAGGGCACCGTCACGCGCTGGCTCAAGGCCGTCGGCGACGACGTCGCGGTCGACGAGCCGCTGCTGGAGATCTCGACCGACAAGGTCGACACCGAGATCCCTTCGCCGGTCGCCGGAACCCTTCAGGAGATCCTCGTTCAGGAAGATGAGACGGTCGCCGTCGGCGCCACTCTCGCCCGTATCGGCAGCGGTGCTGCCGCTCCGGCCGAGGCTCCCGCCCCGGCTCCCGCCGCAGAAGAGAAGCCCGCCGAGCAGCCTGCTCCCGCGGTCGAGGAGAAGCCCGCCGCAGCTGCTCCCGCTCCCGAGAAGCCGGCCGAGCAGCCTGCGCCCGCCGAGAAGCCGGCCGAGCAGGCGCCGGCAGGGTCCTCGAACGACGACGTCACCTACGTCACTCCCCTCGTTCGCCGTCTGGCGCAGCAGCAGGGCGTCGACCTGAACACCGTCAAGGGCAGTGGCGTCGGTGGCCGTATCCGCAAGGAAGACGTCCTCAAGGCTGCCGAAGCCGCGAAGTCGGCTCCGGCAGCGGCTCCCGCCGCTTCTGCGGCAGCCGCCCCCGCGCCCGTCGAGGTCTCTCCGCTGCGCGGAACCACGCAGAAGATGTCGCGTCTGCGCAAGGTCATCGCCGAGCGTGCTGTGGCGTCGATGCAGGCCACCGCGCAGCTCACCACCGTCGTCGAGGTCGATGTCACGAAGGTCGCCGCTCTTCGCGACCGTGTGAAGGGCGAGTTCCAGCAGAAGACGGGTGACAAGCTCTCGTTCCTGCCGTTCTTCGCCCTCGCGGCGATCGAGGCGCTCAAGGCGTACCCGATCATCAACTCGACGGTCGAGGGTGACGAGATCGTCTACCCCGCCCAGGAGAACGTGGCGATCGCGGTCGACACCGAGCGCGGCCTGCTGACCCCCGTCGTCAAGGACGCGGGCGAGAAGAACATCGCCCAGCTCGCTCGGGAGATCGCCGATCTGGCTGCCCGCACGCGCGACAACAAGCTGAAGCCCGATGAGCTCGCCGGCGGCACGTTCACGCTGACCAACACCGGTTCGCGCGGCGCGCTGTTCGACACGCCCATCGTCTTCCTCCCCCAGTCGGCGATCCTCGGCCTCGGCGCCGTCGTGAAGAAGCCGGGCGTCGTCTCGGTCGACGGAAAGGATGCCATCTCCGTGCGCTCGTACGTCTACCTGGCCCTCTCGTACGACCACCGCATCATCGACGGTGCGGACGCCGCTCGCTTCCTCGGCGCCGTGAAGGCTCGCCTGGAGGGCGCGCAGTTCGAGGGTGACCTCGGGATCTGA
- the lpdA gene encoding dihydrolipoyl dehydrogenase — translation MTDYSADVVVLGGGSGGYAAALRLAELGKDVVLVEKDKLGGTCLHRGCIPTKALLHAAEVADAARDASRIGVNATLSGIDPSGVLAYREGIVAKKFKGLEGLIAARGIRVVRGEGTLAAGPAVRVGEDLYRGADVILATGSYSRSLPGLDVGGRVLTSEQALELDVIPDRVVVLGGGVIGVEFASVWRSFGVDVTIVEALPHLLPAEDSASSKALERAFRKRGIEFRLGRRFASLRTDENSVTVVLDDGAELAADYVLVAVGRGPVTAGLGYEEAGVALERGFVRTDERLRTDAPHVWAVGDIVPGLQLAHRGFQQGIFVAEEIAGLSPVLVPDVDVPRVAYSHPEVASVGLTEAQAQDRYGSEAVRSYEYNLAGNGKSEIIGTSGIVKIVRRIDGPVVGAHLVGDRVGELITEAQLAVGWEAHPEDIAPFIHAHPTQSEALGEAFLALAGKPLHAL, via the coding sequence ATGACCGACTACTCGGCCGACGTCGTCGTCCTCGGGGGTGGCAGTGGTGGCTATGCCGCCGCCCTGCGCCTGGCGGAACTCGGCAAGGACGTGGTTCTCGTCGAGAAGGACAAGCTCGGGGGTACCTGCCTGCACCGGGGCTGCATCCCGACCAAGGCCCTGCTCCACGCCGCCGAGGTCGCGGATGCCGCTCGCGACGCGAGCCGTATCGGCGTGAACGCCACGCTGTCGGGCATCGACCCGAGCGGCGTGCTTGCGTATCGAGAAGGAATCGTCGCGAAGAAGTTCAAGGGTCTCGAGGGTCTCATCGCGGCGCGGGGCATCCGCGTGGTCCGCGGCGAGGGGACGTTGGCGGCCGGACCGGCCGTGCGCGTGGGCGAAGACCTCTACCGGGGTGCGGACGTGATCCTGGCGACGGGGTCGTACAGCCGCAGCCTGCCCGGTCTCGATGTCGGAGGCCGCGTTCTGACGAGCGAGCAAGCCCTCGAGCTCGACGTCATCCCGGACCGCGTCGTCGTCCTGGGCGGCGGGGTCATCGGTGTGGAGTTCGCGAGCGTGTGGCGCTCGTTCGGCGTCGACGTCACGATCGTCGAGGCCCTCCCCCACCTGCTCCCCGCGGAGGACTCCGCGTCGAGCAAGGCGCTGGAGAGGGCGTTCCGCAAGCGCGGGATCGAGTTCCGGCTCGGTCGGAGGTTCGCCTCGCTGCGGACGGACGAGAACAGCGTCACGGTCGTGCTCGACGACGGCGCCGAACTCGCGGCGGACTACGTGCTCGTCGCTGTCGGTCGGGGTCCTGTCACCGCGGGCCTGGGGTACGAGGAAGCCGGAGTGGCTCTGGAGCGCGGCTTCGTCCGAACCGATGAGCGTCTGCGCACGGACGCCCCTCACGTCTGGGCCGTCGGGGACATCGTGCCGGGCCTGCAGCTCGCGCACCGAGGCTTCCAACAGGGCATCTTCGTAGCCGAGGAGATCGCCGGGCTGTCGCCGGTCCTCGTTCCCGACGTCGATGTCCCGCGCGTGGCGTACTCGCACCCCGAAGTGGCCTCGGTCGGGCTGACCGAGGCCCAGGCACAGGATCGTTACGGATCCGAGGCCGTCCGCTCCTACGAGTACAACCTCGCGGGCAACGGCAAGAGTGAGATCATCGGTACGTCGGGCATCGTCAAGATCGTCCGGCGGATCGACGGACCGGTCGTCGGCGCCCACCTCGTGGGCGACCGCGTCGGTGAGTTGATCACCGAGGCTCAACTGGCGGTGGGCTGGGAAGCCCACCCGGAAGACATCGCGCCGTTCATCCACGCGCACCCCACCCAGAGCGAGGCACTCGGCGAAGCCTTCTTGGCACTCGCCGGAAAGCCCCTGCACGCACTTTGA
- a CDS encoding leucyl aminopeptidase, which produces MPFPSVAHTDAPLRESDADAILLVVAKPVGEGADPEGWDGLGEALRAVGFTGAPGSFQRVYLPGVATPLAVVGAGTSPDAAALRDAAGAGLRQLTGFEHVAVQALTPADWRPLAEGAALGGYRFAGYKKESPKTRAHRVTVFSSDAPTEDDVVAVAAVSGAVALVKDLVTTPAEWLGPADFADEAVKAVAGLPVEVEVLDEEALRDGGFGGILGVGQGSDRPPRLVRLDYSPADAQRHVALVGKGITFDTGGLSLKPPASMVGMKYDMCGAATVLAVLKAAAEMALPVRVSAWLCIADNMPSGRATRPGDVLRTLDGTTVEVLNTDAEGRLVLADGLAAASRERPDLLIDVATLTGAITIALGNRHTGVMGEDEAVAEYLAAASRASELAWQLPLPAHMVDDLDSPIADLQNAKIGDPAGGSLFAGLFLRHFVGRVSDDADAARIPWVHLDIAGVGMNKGAPFGYTDKGVTAATVRSLVELLASSR; this is translated from the coding sequence ATGCCCTTTCCTTCTGTGGCGCACACCGACGCCCCCCTCCGCGAATCCGATGCCGATGCGATCCTCCTGGTGGTCGCCAAGCCCGTGGGCGAAGGTGCAGACCCCGAGGGGTGGGACGGACTGGGCGAGGCTCTGAGGGCGGTCGGCTTCACCGGTGCCCCCGGCTCGTTCCAGCGCGTGTACCTTCCCGGCGTCGCCACACCTCTCGCTGTCGTGGGCGCGGGGACGTCGCCGGATGCCGCCGCCCTCCGCGACGCGGCCGGCGCGGGCCTTCGGCAGCTGACGGGCTTCGAGCACGTCGCCGTACAGGCGCTGACGCCCGCCGACTGGCGCCCGCTCGCGGAGGGCGCCGCCCTCGGCGGTTACCGCTTCGCCGGCTACAAGAAGGAGTCGCCGAAGACGCGCGCCCACCGGGTCACCGTCTTCTCGTCGGACGCTCCGACGGAGGACGACGTCGTCGCCGTCGCCGCAGTATCCGGCGCCGTCGCCCTCGTCAAAGACCTGGTGACCACTCCCGCGGAGTGGCTCGGACCCGCCGACTTCGCCGACGAGGCGGTCAAGGCGGTCGCCGGCCTCCCCGTCGAGGTCGAAGTCCTGGATGAAGAAGCCCTCCGCGACGGCGGGTTCGGCGGCATCCTGGGTGTGGGTCAGGGCTCGGATCGTCCGCCTCGACTCGTCCGCCTCGACTACTCCCCCGCCGACGCTCAGCGTCACGTCGCCCTCGTCGGCAAGGGCATCACGTTCGACACCGGAGGCCTGTCCCTGAAGCCGCCGGCATCGATGGTCGGCATGAAGTACGACATGTGCGGTGCCGCAACCGTGCTCGCGGTCCTCAAAGCGGCCGCCGAGATGGCCCTTCCGGTCCGCGTCAGTGCGTGGCTCTGCATCGCCGACAACATGCCGTCCGGGCGCGCCACCCGCCCCGGCGACGTTCTCCGCACGCTCGACGGAACCACCGTGGAAGTGTTGAACACGGATGCCGAGGGTCGACTCGTCCTCGCCGACGGGCTGGCGGCCGCGAGCCGAGAGCGGCCCGACCTCCTGATCGATGTGGCGACGCTCACCGGCGCGATCACGATCGCCCTCGGAAATCGGCACACCGGCGTCATGGGGGAGGACGAGGCGGTCGCCGAGTACCTCGCCGCCGCGTCGCGCGCTTCCGAGCTCGCGTGGCAGCTTCCGCTTCCCGCGCACATGGTGGACGACCTCGACTCCCCCATCGCCGATCTCCAGAACGCGAAGATCGGCGACCCGGCCGGCGGCTCCCTCTTCGCGGGACTCTTCCTGCGCCACTTCGTCGGCCGCGTGTCTGATGATGCCGACGCCGCACGGATCCCGTGGGTCCACCTCGACATCGCCGGCGTGGGGATGAACAAGGGTGCTCCGTTCGGGTACACCGACAAGGGTGTGACGGCCGCGACGGTCCGTTCGCTCGTCGAGCTGCTGGCGAGCTCGCGATGA
- a CDS encoding proteasome assembly chaperone family protein — protein sequence MPYSAPLYDRAPSAPPVPSGLPLVIALTGFTDAGGAVTRLVEYFRNDLEPHALVAFDNDTLLDYRARRPLITFVEDHLTDYRPPRLELSLAHDSLGSPFLLLAGYEPDFLWEAFAESVLELAAGLQVSSVTWVHAIPLPVPHTRPIGTTVSGTRSDLAEAHSVWRPHTQVPSTAGHLLEYRFAEAGAKVTGFALLVPHYLADTEYPAATLAALDSLTVATGLVFSGEVLREENREFLAKVTEQVTGSEELTRMLQGLEERYDSYMAGSTQATPIIHTGDLPSADELAAELERFLASGAGDDDRRGPLG from the coding sequence ATGCCGTATTCCGCACCGCTGTACGATCGCGCACCTTCCGCGCCGCCGGTGCCCTCGGGGCTTCCCCTGGTGATCGCGCTCACCGGATTCACCGACGCGGGCGGCGCGGTGACGCGGCTCGTCGAGTACTTCCGCAATGATCTCGAACCGCACGCGCTCGTCGCCTTCGACAACGACACGCTCCTCGACTACCGTGCGCGGCGCCCCCTCATCACCTTCGTCGAGGATCACCTCACCGACTACCGGCCGCCGCGCCTCGAGCTCTCGCTCGCGCACGACTCCTTGGGCAGTCCGTTCCTCCTTCTGGCCGGGTACGAACCGGACTTCCTCTGGGAGGCCTTCGCCGAGAGCGTCCTCGAGCTCGCCGCCGGTCTCCAGGTGTCATCGGTGACATGGGTGCACGCCATCCCGCTTCCCGTCCCGCACACACGCCCCATCGGCACCACGGTGAGCGGCACACGCTCCGACCTGGCCGAGGCGCACTCGGTGTGGCGTCCCCACACCCAGGTCCCGTCGACGGCCGGGCACCTGCTCGAGTACCGCTTCGCCGAGGCCGGCGCCAAGGTGACGGGCTTCGCGCTCCTCGTGCCGCACTACCTCGCCGACACCGAGTACCCCGCCGCCACCCTCGCGGCGCTCGACAGCCTCACCGTGGCGACCGGCCTGGTCTTCTCGGGTGAGGTACTGCGCGAGGAGAACCGCGAGTTCCTGGCGAAGGTCACCGAGCAGGTCACCGGGAGCGAAGAACTCACGCGCATGCTCCAGGGGCTGGAGGAGCGCTACGACTCCTACATGGCCGGTTCGACGCAGGCCACCCCCATCATCCACACCGGTGATCTGCCCAGCGCCGACGAGCTGGCCGCCGAGCTCGAGCGGTTCCTGGCCTCCGGCGCGGGCGACGACGACCGACGCGGTCCTCTGGGCTGA